AGAAGTGAGGGTTTCCTTAACAGTGCTCTGGCCAGAGCCAGTCGCTGTCTTTCTCCACCGGATAATCGAACACCCCGATCACCAATCACCGTATCCATACCTTCAGGTAGTTTACTGACAAAATCGTATGCTGCAGCCATCTTTAGGGCTTCCTTAAGGTCATCTTCACTGGCATCAGGACGGGCAAGTTTTAAATTAAAACGGATGGTTTCATTGAAGAGGAATGTTTCCTGGGCCACATAGCCAATCCTGTTTCTCCAGGAAGCAACAGAACTAGGTGTAATGGGTTTCCCATCCACTGTCACCTTACCCTGGTCTGGACTAATGAGACCCATGACCAAATCAGCCACTGTACTTTTGCCCGCCCCTGATGGTCCAGCAAGGGCAATGGTCTTACCGGCTGGTATTTCCAGGTTCAAATTATCCAGGGTAAATTGATTTTCATCTCCATAGGAAAAAAAAACATTTTCCAATTTAATAGACTCTTTAAACTCCACTGACCCGTTATCTTTTTCTTTAGATTCGGAGTTATCTAAAAACTGTTCTTCGAGACTGCTTACATTACCAAAGGCAGGTAACATGTTGATGAAATACTGGTAAGCCCTTTGAACTGTTGAAAACTGAGGAATCATCCGTACAAATAGGTAAATCAATAAAAAGAGACTGGCAGTAGGCAGCTTCACAACTTCAATGAGGATGAACACCATGAGGGCCAGGACAATTACTGTTCCCACATCGAAGAGTAATTTAACATCAGCGTAACTCCTTATGGCTTGAAGATAGTTTCCAGCCACCTGGTTGGACTGTTTTTTAAAGATTTTCTTGTTTTCATCCTGCATTCCAAAGCTTTTTATGGTTTTCATTCCATCCAGGTGCTGGAGGATGGAATAGTATAAATCACGAGTAGTGGTGGTTATGTCCTCACCGCTGGTTCTGGACCTGCTGGCTCTTCTTCTTAAAACTAATAAAATAACTATTCCCACTGCAAATATCACTCCCGTAAAAAGACCGGCCAGTTCCAGGGCAAAGATGATGTAAACCACCAGGATCATGATACTGGCTATGAATGTCAAAAATTGTCCGGTTCCCGTACTTATCCGTTCGATTTCATTGGTGAGTGCATGGGCCAGGCTG
This DNA window, taken from Methanobacterium formicicum, encodes the following:
- a CDS encoding ABC transporter ATP-binding protein, with the translated sequence MLNFKNSLMGEFTENLISLMPRKVALALTLMVILSLNEAVSLLILVPLLGLVGLDVGQGSLGQIDVLVSNFFSFLGLQPTLVLVLILYVVVISVSALLTRYQTLQTSQIQYQFANHLRQRLYNAITNSSWLFFSRMKSSSLAHALTNEIERISTGTGQFLTFIASIMILVVYIIFALELAGLFTGVIFAVGIVILLVLRRRASRSRTSGEDITTTTRDLYYSILQHLDGMKTIKSFGMQDENKKIFKKQSNQVAGNYLQAIRSYADVKLLFDVGTVIVLALMVFILIEVVKLPTASLFLLIYLFVRMIPQFSTVQRAYQYFINMLPAFGNVSSLEEQFLDNSESKEKDNGSVEFKESIKLENVFFSYGDENQFTLDNLNLEIPAGKTIALAGPSGAGKSTVADLVMGLISPDQGKVTVDGKPITPSSVASWRNRIGYVAQETFLFNETIRFNLKLARPDASEDDLKEALKMAAAYDFVSKLPEGMDTVIGDRGVRLSGGERQRLALARALLRKPSLLIMDEATSNLDSDNEKKILKAIDDIHGEITILMIAHRISTIKNADIIHLIDKSEIMESGTWQELSDKGIFWDLPV